One part of the Quercus lobata isolate SW786 chromosome 7, ValleyOak3.0 Primary Assembly, whole genome shotgun sequence genome encodes these proteins:
- the LOC115953414 gene encoding uncharacterized protein LOC115953414, whose amino-acid sequence MVDSLITALSMENHHPSTILSMDSSASSHDDLDLEMNRQIILSRPPDINLPLSAERSPPPPSWNSEPCDILDVGLAPQVYETETFLNIPKAGRKCAKRIDSIWGAWFFFSFYFKPSLNEKSKAKIVRDSNGVSGFDKSDLKLDVFMVQHDMENMYMWVFKERPENALGKMQLRSYMNGHSRQGERPFPFSVDRGFVRSHRMQRKHYRGLSNPQCVHGIEVVPAPNLMGLDEEERKRWMELTGRDLNFTIPTEASDFSSWRNLPNTDFELERPAPPIKTASNSNSKKLLNGSGLNLSTQLSNHSNGDAMDLSPSSKRKKDFFPHVNDDDCYLAVKIPDIEIHPNNEPLWLNDFSGVMKNVYGPVTAAKTIYEDEEGYLIIVSLPFVDLQKVKVSWRNTLTRGIIKVSCVSTSRMPFIKRHDRTFKLTDPSSEHCPPGEFVREISLSTRIPEDANIEAYYDGPGSVLEIIVPKLRVGPEEHEVRVCLRPHLGGNDLMLT is encoded by the coding sequence ATGGTAGATTCTCTCATCACTGCCCTTTCAATGGAGAATCATCATCCATCCACCATTTTGTCCATGGATTCCAGCGCCTCCTCCCACGACGATTTAGATTTGGAGATGAATCGGCAAATCATACTGTCCCGTCCACCCGACATCAATTTGCCCTTGTCAGCCGAACGCAGCCCGCCTCCGCCATCTTGGAATTCGGAGCCCTGTGATATTTTAGATGTTGGGCTTGCTCCACAAGTCTATGAGACTGAGACTTTCCTTAATATCCCCAAGGCTGGAAGGAAATGTGCCAAGCGGATTGATAGTATTTGGGGTGCTTGGTTTTTCTTTAGCTTTTACTTTAaaccctcattaaatgagaAATCAAAAGCCAAGATTGTCCGGGACAGCAATGGAGTGTCTGGGTTTGACAAATCTGATCTCAAGCTCGATGTCTTCATGGTTCAGCATGACATGGAGAATATGTACATGTGGGTATTCAAGGAGAGGCCAGAGAATGCATTGGGCAAGATGCAGCTGAGGAGTTACATGAATGGACATTCTCGTCAAGGTGAGCGTCCATTTCCATTCAGCGTTGATAGGGGTTTTGTCCGATCTCACAGGATGCAACGGAAGCATTATAGGGGTCTGTCGAATCCCCAGTGTGTGCATGGGATTGAGGTTGTTCCAGCGCCCAATCTTATGGGTCTCGATGAGGAAGAGCGGAAGAGGTGGATGGAACTCACAGGCAGGGACTTGAACTTCACAATCCCTACAGAAGCAAGTGATTTTAGTTCATGGAGAAACCTGCCTAACACAGACTTTGAGCTTGAGAGGCCAGCTCCTCCAATAAAGACTGCCTCAAATTCCAACTCCAAAAAATTGCTTAATGGTTCTGGCCTGAATTTGTCTACTCAGCTGTCTAATCATAGCAATGGTGATGCGATGGACCTATCACCCAGCAGCAAGAGGAAGAAGGACTTTTTCCCACATGTGAATGATGATGATTGCTACCTGGCTGTTAAAATTCCGGATATTGAAATTCACCCTAATAATGAGCCACTCTGGTTGAATGACTTTAGTGGGGTAATGAAGAATGTATATGGGCCTGTTACAGCTGCAAAAACAATCTATGAGGATGAAGAAGGATATTTGATCATTGTCAGTTTGCCCTTTGTGGATCTTCAGAAGGTGAAAGTTTCTTGGAGGAATACTCTCACTCGTGGTATCATAAAGGTATCTTGTGTGAGCACATCTCGCATGCCATTTATCAAGAGACATGATAGGACTTTCAAGCTTACAGATCCATCTTCTGAACACTGCCCTCCAGGGGAATTTGTTAGAGAAATCTCACTTTCAACCCGGATTCCCGAAGACGCTAACATAGAAGCTTATTATGATGGGCCAGGATCTGTGCTTGAGATTATAGTGCCAAAACTTCGTGTGGGGCCTGAAGAACATGAGGTTCGTGTTTGCCTTCGCCCTCACCTGGGAGGCAATGATCTTATGTTGACTTGA